The genome window ATGTTGTTGTGCGAACCTTAATATTAACTTTTAAGTACTTGTGTATTTTTGTTCGAATATGCGAAACCTAAAATTCTCTGTTTTCTTTTACTTCATACAAACCCTTCCtatttatgtaaatttgatGTGCTTGCGTGTTTAATATTTCATGCATGTTAATATGGCATGCCACTGCAATATGATAACTTAGCACATTTTGGTGTTGTGAATCATGGTGTGTTAGAGGTTAGGTTGGGAGTTAACGGAGAGTCACTCCGGTGGCTAATGCAGCACACCATATTTGAGTCAAACCAGCTCGGTCAAGTTtagagtgttacatttagtttGACCAGTTTTGTAATTTATCCAATATGAAAAAATTGCTACACTAAGAGCAACTATTTACTTTTTCATTCCCTATTTTACATGCTTTACATATTGCCTTAATAGGCTTGTTAAATGGCAAGCCCCTAATTGTATGTACTAAACATTTTGGAATTATATAACAATCAGAGATACATGATATAAATTAAGTTTCTATACTTTTCTAGCATCAGCACACCACTGATCAACTGAAAAAATGTACACTCTAGCATGATGTTGAATATCATTAGGTGTTGGATTCTCTAAGAGATGCTGGAGGTAGCTCTTCAaccattttatctttatttgatGCCCTTTAAAATCATACTTAAGGTCAGTACTCGATCCCAACACATAAACAAAGATTTCCCCTAGATCGTACTCAAAAACTCATATTACTAGACACCTATTCATTGGAAGGCTAATAAGTACCGCTCTATCTTCTGACGTTACTATCACTTCACCACATAGGAGATGAAATGTATAGGTCTCAAGTCTCCATCATTCAATCAGAGTGGAGAAAAATAAGGGCATTGATCGACTGTTTAACGTCACagtaataatgtgcaagcgtacactgtcggtgtaagtatagtagacaaatatgagtctgtcggatatcgatcccacgaggatggttgtcttttgtctatcaatgtcagtgcaataaataaatagaaatgagaaaaattGTGAGAGTATTTGTcaaagcaataacttgaaaacaataagataaaatatgataataataaactgGGATTcccaacgtgaatattcaacagaatgCTAAGTACTCACAAGGtaaaaaggataggtgattgtcgatgcattaaactgcaatgaatatcttactaagcttaacttctatatttaatctaagacttaaacatgcacattaaccacaCCTTCCGATGCtggcaatggaacactattaagaacaagtggattaaattcctctaatcctcaagcaactttcgttgtcatgcttgttagcttgaactatcgttgcactttccagtgtcagtgaccgcaataacacttccatgctaaaaaattcaaacccaaagattaaacagtagaagccagattgaataaaataacatttaatccagaaatcatgtgtacttccatactaacatgaaataaaaagtaatcaccagcatttagaaaagaaaaataaaagaaacaagtggagaatactattcctagacaagtCGACTTGAATCTCTCTCACACTCAGGGCTCCTCGTCAAGAGCTAGTCTGCATCCCTTTCACGTCAGTTCACCCATAGGAGATTTAAGTCGCCATAGATAAAAAGCTTCGAAAGAAAGGTAGAAGAAtatcctcattttctcttccCTCTTTTCACgtaaatatattgatatttatccaaatagcaCATGTGTCATTTTCATCAGAAACATGCTGCCTCTGTACGTACAAGTTAgttataccagactggacagCTCACACTTCTTTGTTGTTATCCAGACAGCTGTCAAGTGCGGTGACAATTCTGGGCTCAATCTGAAAACACTCATGCAACAACAACAGTACCAAagcatgacaaaattaaggataaataggttgatccactgagttataaaatacaatttactaaactaaaaatattaaaatatgtgctaaagataactaaatgggtacaaattaaccaataagtagggaaaAACATATGTTTTTTCTAGTACTATCAGGCACATAAGTAACTTTCCTAATTTAGCTAGCATGATAGAAATTGGATTTTATTAAGTGAGGAATTATTGTGTCGTTAGACAAATTTATTCCCATATTATTGTGACATCGAGCCACTAGAGAatactccaatttttttttgcattctaAGCAACATATATTACTTTCAATCTTAATAAAGGGACAACCATTACCATATGACTGGAAGTTCGAATTTCGAAAATCTTAAGTATGAGattgttttaggttttttttaaaaactaataagtTGGATGAGCTATTTATAGGTTTTAAAATTAGGGTTCTGGTAGGGTTTTAAGAGAACCTTAACACTCATGGGTGACGggtcaatttaaattttcatttctttttcaaataatCGACCACAAATAAAGatgtacaatttttttaatttttacaaagaGCTAGACACTCATGAGTGTCAAGTTCGTTTTAAATATTATCCACatgttaagaaaataagttatattgttacaatttaaatttaattattttacacaGAGTTCGACACTCACCGATGTCAAGGTGTTTCAATAATTCCATAATAGTTATTCTAATTCCAATTAGATTCAAAAACTTAATGGTGCAATACATTTTATTAAACTCGACACCCATAAGTGTTGGGGTAATTATAACAACGTATAttctgaaatttaattttaatgatacCTATTTTACTAAATGATAAAAAACCTACTATACTTACGCATACAAAAGTGAATAGCTAGATCGGtgcaattaaaattaatagtgGAATATGTTATTTGGATACAAAGTACAAACATAATAGTGATTataagatgaaaatgaaaatactaattaaatacattaatataaaaaattggcTATATGtctttttttagataattatttagtacataaattataaatattttaaaattccataagtgaatttgagatttttttatgtaaatttaagctgtatttaaataaataaaataaataaataatacaaaatctcatctcctttggtggagttgaaaattttgtgtatcaaataattatttttataaaaagtatttaaaatttaacatgtattattttatacattaacAGTTTTAAttagtaaacaaattatttaaaacttatatgtAATGACTTTTTTAGGGTTAAAGCGGACAGCCTAATGTCCCCTCTCTTACTGCATCATTATTCCATTTGTTGCTGCTACTGATGAAGAAGAACATCTTATCCAAAATTACAAGTCAATAGAAGTATGGGTTAATAcacagaaaatgaaaatattacacttcaattttgttttatttattccaaaattaaattgaaccCAATAGTCATGTTAATGGCATGATAACAAATTCTGAAATACAATTGAATAGTGAAGTATaatcaaaacaatttaattcataaaagaatcttttaaaattcataattaatcatttaaccgtctaattttataaacataaattattttaaattttcacttttttaatttttaacttacccacctcaaaatagataaaacaacaacaacaaatcatcctaaaattgaatttgggaaaaaacatatttttaagaaaattataatttaaaaacaaaaatatatgataaaatcaaattaaaataaaactaaataaccAAGACATTCAACAAaggacaaacaaacaaataaaataggaaCCGGAAAGTGAAACACAACACATAAACcttttgtacctttttttttcccctcTCCGGATAAAAGGGTGATACTTAAAAAGCAATTAGAACACCCTGTCACTTTCCTTGCCACtcgtttcttttttctttccagCAACCATTATTATTGAGTTTCATTTTATTATCCAACTTGTTTCTAACTTTCAAAGCTCTCTACACCTATAAAGTAAGCTGGAAACCTTACATGCTCATCTCCTTTGCCACTTTCACTTCTCTCTCTTAATCTCCAttgttgaataaattattaacccTAGCTTAGCTTTCATAGATTAAGAAGCTCACAATCCCTTTCTTAAATGGCTATTTATTCTTGTGCTCAAAAGTAGTTTTTTTTCACTTCACACTTCTTCCCATTTCcaacttttttttctcctttttcacAGCTTATCTGAAACTATCATTGCAGAACGTGCCCAGCTTCTGTTAGATTTCTCTCAGGTACCCCTTCACCCTTTTACTTACCTCTTTATATATGGTAAGGAAAATACTAATTCAAAGTGCTTCATTCTTTTTAAGAAATTAGATGTAACTCTATACTTTATGTTAGGGTTGTTTTAGGGGAGAAAGTTTAGGTCTCTTTATTACTTAtctactaaatttattttaataaaattaacatttgttACTGTTTGAGATTTACGTGGGTTCAAccttaaacaatttttaaaaatataaataaaaatagacgtgatataaaaaaatattttattatattttttaaaccgtatatatcaattttataaaaattaaataaatgtatttaataGTAAACTAAAGTGGTTTCTTCTGGTCGTTGCAATGATAACTATATGTCACGGTTGAAAAAGACCCATATGGGCTTTGCCCCTCTTTTTTAGTAAATCAACGGGGTTTAGTATATTCACCAACCTTTGCTCCAACTTTATAAAGTGAAAAAGTCTCTACTTTGGGAAATACCCACTTAACCTAAGAACAAAAAAACAACTACTAACATGTTCTTTTTGGGGTTCAATACAAGTTCAACATTTCCAacgaattattatttaagcccAATTGggattttaaaaagttttaagagTTTTGTTTcaatataaaaaggaaaaaaaaaacacatattGTGGCAAAGGCCTTTCTttgttttccaaaaatatctTCCATGCTACTTGTGGTTGGGATGCGAGTGCCGACTCCATTGATGTCACACTGTTTACAACATTTCCAatgtcttatttttaaattcaattcccAAAAGCCTTGTTacctattaaaattataaaaaaaatataaatttaactttaaatatcataaaagtTGGGGGGCCTATTACCATTAAGACCGCCTTCCTTTCCTTTCACACTCTTTTCCTTGACAAATGTTTGATGTTTTAaagtttctttttaatattcatatatttataaaacaacAAACATAGATAATGAGATTCATTAAGATCATTCAAATAGCTAAAcatcttgaaatttttaaatatagtcATGCTTTGCTCTTATATGAATCATAATAACATGGCTGAACAGGACAATGGAAGAGTCAACATTAGACTTCTTTTTATACTTCTCCCATTGTAATAGCAAGTATGTTCATGACTCTTTTGACACATTTACAACTTTGCACCATCATTcccattcaattttttttcaagttataattcaaaatttcatttctcCCATTTAAACTTATTAAGTAGTAAGTATTAATTGTCAACGACTctttaatttggtcatataTGATGAGTCACTTCTAGTAGGCGGATGGATGGATCATTTTTATGAGtttccaacccaacccaaccaaTCATCCCCTTCCTCTTGTTCTTCATCTTGAAATGacccaaaaaaagaaacaaactttGTAGTCCcagtatattttaataaaacccaACTCTCCGAAGtagaaatttaacatttttctaGATTTGGTTTAATTCCCATTATTTGTTTCTAAGGAACGTTTTTAAGAGGGGCTTGAATTTACGTTATAGTTTGATTAAGGTGATGGGACTGAAGAACAAGAAATAAGAATACATTGTAATGTTTGCAGCGATATTGAGGTGTTTAAAGTCCATTGTAACTCAGCAGGTGAATTAGGAATCGCCAGCCATTGTTGGATTTGAGAGTATTGGTACCGTGAAGGGTGCCATTGATGGAATCAGCACCGTCATCTGCTTCGTTTAAAAGGGCTCGGCCGCCTGGTTCCGGTAACCAAGTACCTTCATGCTTGGTTGATGGTTGCACTGCGGACCTCAGCAAATGCAGGGACTACCATCGACGCCATAAAGTATGCGAAGTCCACTCTAAAACCCCAAAAGTCTCAATTAGGGGTCAAGAACAACGATTTTGTCAGCAGTGCAGCAGGTAACAATTGAATCGCTTTATGCAGATTGAACATGGAGTTCAATAGATTTTGCTTTCCTCAATCATTTTACTTCTTTCCATTGCCTCCTCATCTGCTGATTTTTTTTCCCTATATGGATCGATTCTTGCTTAGCAATGCGTTATTACTCCGAATTTGGGTATTTCCTTTGTGTTTTAAGGTTTATGAGTATGATTTGTTTATCTTGAGATTAGAATCGATAAAGCTGTTTAGTCTCCGCTAAAACTCTCCTTTTTCATGATCGAAATTAATTCTATCAAGTGAGAAATTCTCTTGTGATGCATCATGAAAGTTAATGGCATCGATAAATGTTCTAATGTGATTTGCTCCTTAGCAAGATTCTATCCCATGCTTTCATTCTTAGCTTATTTTGTTTCATAAATGGTAAGAGTTTGTTTCTGGTGAATGCAATGTTATTAGGTTTCATTCGTTAGTGGAGTTTGACGAAGGGAAACGAAGCTGCCGGAAGCGTCTAGATGGACACAACAGACGGCGGAGAAAGCCTCAACCTAATGCTTTGACTGTAAATTCTGGAAGCTTACTTTCAAATCCCCCAGGTATGCCTTCATATTCCCATGCAATGGCTTATTTGTGATGTATTTTGATAAGAATTAGACTCTTAATGCAGGGAGTAGATATTTACTATTCAGCAGCCCCCAAATATTTTCCACTACATCCATGACCGATTCTTCGACTGGGGCGGTGAAAGTCAAAACCGATATAAGTTCATCGTTAAACTTCAGCAGCCGAAATAGCTCGTTCGTTGGAGCCTCATCTCTCAACTACAAAGGAGAAAGGCAGTTCTCATTCTTACAAAGTGCTAATTCATCACACCCAGGAGTTTCTGTTTGTCAACCGCTTGTCAATGGTAATCCTTCATCGAGCAATGGTGGCATCAGCCAGAAAATGTTGTTGAATGGGTTAAATCGAACCGTCGAGTCTAATCGTGCTCTCTCTCTTCTGTCATCACAACCGGCTGAGACTCGGGAGATTAGTTTGAGCCCTATGGTGCAGTCTGGCTCAACCTCATCCTTGATCCCAAACTTGCAATATAAAGGTCTAGGAATGGAGGGTGAGCAAGTAGGAACCATTTTGGCCACTGATCAAATTACCAATACTGATCTCCATGGAAATGGAGTGTTTCGAATCGGACATCCCGGATCATCTGCAAGTGGTACTCACCATAGACTCACCTTCTCATGGGAGTAAATATATGCCATTTCCAACTATATGTTCAAATCATAACGTTTTTCCTTTAATTATGTAGCACTTGTTTTAGTAAGTTCCCAAGGATGTATGAACCTTTTGATATGGACTTGTTTATGAGCCATTTCCATGTaccttcaaattattatttaatgcaGGCAAATGACACAGTTCTCATTACAAGCTGCCCAAGTTAATTTAACATTGTCTCAAGGTTTCAAACACCAGATCTCAAACTTGAAAGTGATTGCATATGAAGTATGTCTTTCGCTGCAATCAGGGTATTTGAAAGAGATGTCTTTTGATGATGATGGAATTCGATTGGTTCAAATTGGGGTTTGAATTCGAGTAGATCGGATTGGTTTTTTGGATTCGGGTCAGATAGtcatatgataaaatttctgGGTCTACACGATTACTGTGTTAGTGTTCAATATATTTGTCTATATCTGAATGAAGGTAAGAAAGGTATAAAGTAAGTATTGCATTTATCCTATAACATCTTaaagtgaattttttaaatgaaccGAAGTTAAAAAATGGATAAAGATGTAATGGTTTAAAGTCCATAAAATGCcttattttaattcaagttcATCTATTCCCTTCTTCACCTTTCTTCCAGTATTTTCCAGTGAAGGCAGATGAGAACTGAGTGAGTGTCATACAAACAACAAAACATCACAGACATAACACGACagcaaattaataataacaaaaattcagACCTCACGGGTCCGCGGATTCAGACAATCGCTTGTGGCAGAcatggattttgtttttcttttcttccttaaaagaaccccaaaaaaaaaaaaaagaaccgtGGCTTAACACGAAATACCTCAAATATAAAGtcattaagaataaaaaatatggatttaatcaaattaatgcAATATTTTTAGCAGATAATATTTTAGTAGATGAAAGCGATAGTGGATCAAATTCTTTGGGTTAGGTAGAATGCCTAAATGGGGTTAGCAAttaatttccataaaaaaaaaatttaaagttaagaTTTGGTAGAGGTGTAAATTTGgcttatattttaaagaaaattctgcTTTTAGGTATACCACAGACCTTGACTAAGTTGTGGTACGTTTAAACTGATTCTGATagtgaaaataaacaaagtCGTCGGTCAAAAGTTTAAACAGCTATCAAATAAATCAATACCAATCAGGCTTTAGTAAATTCCTACGAAAAAAGACATCCATTAAAACCATGTTTAagtaacaaaaaaacaaaaaaaaaaaaacccttaaaatcaTAACCCACTTTTTCATCACTTCACACATTGAAATAGAACTCTTTTAAAGTTAGTTCCATTAATCTAGTATTGTTCTAGATTCCCAATTGTTGGCCAGTGTTAGATATGCCATTAGGATATGCATTAGATTAGGCACATtgctttctctctctctctctctctctctctctttatatatataaatatatgtgagAGCTTAGCCATCTTTATGAGCtaccaaaccaaaccaaaccaaaccatCTCTTCTCAACTTCAACTAAAAGAGTTCACTTATTCTTAGAAACCCCAATATGGAGTCCTCTAAGAggaagggtttttttttcaaaggcAAGTTAGCCAAGTCATTGTCTCGAGTGACCAAGCCACGAGCCACCACTGCTCATCAGCAATGCAGCAAGGTGGTTCCCTATTCCTATGCTAACTCCAACCAACCAACTGATTCCCATGAACAAATGAGTGTTCCATCCTCAATGCTGAAGGTATCCTATGCGAGGTTGATCAGGCCACCCAGTTTTTACGACCAGAATA of Gossypium raimondii isolate GPD5lz chromosome 3, ASM2569854v1, whole genome shotgun sequence contains these proteins:
- the LOC105794471 gene encoding teosinte glume architecture 1: MESAPSSASFKRARPPGSGNQVPSCLVDGCTADLSKCRDYHRRHKVCEVHSKTPKVSIRGQEQRFCQQCSRFHSLVEFDEGKRSCRKRLDGHNRRRRKPQPNALTVNSGSLLSNPPGSRYLLFSSPQIFSTTSMTDSSTGAVKVKTDISSSLNFSSRNSSFVGASSLNYKGERQFSFLQSANSSHPGVSVCQPLVNGNPSSSNGGISQKMLLNGLNRTVESNRALSLLSSQPAETREISLSPMVQSGSTSSLIPNLQYKGLGMEGEQVGTILATDQITNTDLHGNGVFRIGHPGSSASGTHHRLTFSWE